The Onychomys torridus chromosome 4, mOncTor1.1, whole genome shotgun sequence genome includes a window with the following:
- the Inafm2 gene encoding putative transmembrane protein INAFM2, with amino-acid sequence MKERDAAPAERGKPATYTGDKKAKMAAKTNKKWVRLATVFAYVLSVSLAAIVLAVYYSLIWQPVGAGTSGGAAGPPPSGSNTTGPSGTSGAAAGPNTTRSSRREAPRDPPPLQAARPAPPEPAADNRLAGPLERPRGPDEDEEEAAAAPGSR; translated from the coding sequence ATGAAGGAGCGCGACGCGGCCCCGGCCGAGCGGGGCAAGCCGGCCACCTACACCGGGGACAAGAAGGCGAAGATGGCGGCCAAGACCAACAAGAAGTGGGTCCGGCTCGCCACGGTGTTCGCCTACGTGCTCTCGGTGTCGCTGGCCGCCATCGTACTGGCCGTCTACTACAGCCTCATCTGGCAGCCGGTGGGCGCCGGGACCTCGGGGGGAGCCGCCGGCCCGCCCCCCAGCGGCTCCAACACCACCGGCCCGTCTGGGACTTcgggggcggcggcggggccCAACACCACCAGGTCGTCCCGCCGCGAGGCGCCACGCGACCCTCCCCCGCTGCAGGCGGCGAGGCCGGCGCCCCCGGAACCCGCGGCAGACAACCGCCTAGCGGGGCCGCTCGAGCGGCCGCGGGGGCCGGACGAGGACGAAGAGGAAGCGGCCGCAGCGCCCGGGAGTCGTTGA